The Arachis duranensis cultivar V14167 chromosome 2, aradu.V14167.gnm2.J7QH, whole genome shotgun sequence genome has a window encoding:
- the LOC110277473 gene encoding uncharacterized protein LOC110277473, which translates to MARKGRFTKKSKLGPGSHQPQTEANATLDSHHDGSQILPTNDESVPASGDSVPATSRPFRPPRNHLKLEANANEEPLVEEEVDELHDAPVVQSRRGRKTTEFWTVKIIDSEGTIKPEKLSVRDAMARPNGRKIVLGFNNAKQAIGDEAGLLSGVLGLLGSDYGKFLICRKSWHQITTKDKVYNECVKQIFHFDEDSEGIIKKNMLKSMGKAWKETRLRLYDHFYEPTFTTDQNLENRPPRIDREHWRWFLDYRAEPETKEKCRKNVENRSKQQYTHTDGSKSFARRLEEEKEEQERIVGRGELWIKVHKKKDGSYMNDEARAIGERIEEIEQQDESARMLSQNDSIAQVFGKEKPGRVRGMGFGPTPSQLFGSNSHAPVNGVQLEETQRRLFELQAKLEGEKLKRKAMEDEAATEKKKMKAMESALVYLFQRQGVELPPDIAAGMSFIE; encoded by the exons ATGGCTCGGAAAGGTCGattcacgaaaaaatcaaaattgggACCAGGATCTCACCAACCTCAAACGGAAGCGAATGCGACTTTGGACTCCCACCATGATGGCTCTCAAATTCTTCCGACCAATGACGAAAGTGTCCCCGCAAGTGGTGATAGTGTCCCCGCTACTTCACGTCCTTTCCGTCCCCCGCGAA ACCATCTAAAATTGGAAGCTAATGCTAATGAGGAACCTcttgttgaagaagaagttgaCGAGCTCCATGATGCTCCTGTGGTTCAGAGTCGCAGAGGACGCAAGACTACAGAATTTTGGACTGTTAAGATCATag ATTCTGAGGGCACAATCAAGCCGGAAAAACTAAGCGTGAGGGATGCTATGGCACGACCTAACGGTAGGAAGATCGTGCTCGGATTCAACAACGCAAAGCAAGCAATTGGAGACGAAGCTGGACTGTTGAGTGGCGTGCTTGGTCTGCTGGGATCTGATTATGGAAAATTTCTCATCTGTAGGAAAAGTTGGCATCAGATTACCACTAAAGACAAAGTTTATAACGAATGTGTCAAG CAAATTTTTCACTTCGATGAGGATAGCGAAggaattattaagaaaaatatgttGAAAAGTATGGGGAAGGCTTGGAAGGAAACAAGGCTGAGGTTGTATGACCATTTTTATGAGCCAACATTCACTACTGATCAAAATCTTGAGAATCGACCACCGAGAATTGATCGAGAGCATTGGAGATGGTTCCTTGACTATCGCGCCGAACCTGAGACGAAG GAGAAGTGCAGAAAAAACGTGGAGAATCGATCAAAACAACAATATACCCACACTGACGGCTCGAAAAGCTTCGCACGGCGGCTGGAAGAGGAG aaggaagaacaagaaaggaTAGTCGGTAGAGGAGAGTTATGGATTAAGGTGCACAAAAAGAAGGATGGCTCATATATGAATGATGAAGCAAGAGCAATTGGT gaaagaattgaggaaattgaaCAACAGGATGAGTCTGCCAGAATGTTGTCTCAAAATGACTCCATTGCTCAGgtttttggaaaagaaaaaccGGGTAGAGTACGTGGTATGGGTTTTGGACCGACTCCTAGTCAACTATTCGGTTCGAATTCACATGCGCCTGTCAACGGAGTCCAACTAGAAGAGACCCAGAGGAGGCTGTTTGAACTGCAGGCAAAGCTGGAAGGTGAGAAGTTGAAGAGGAAGGCGATGGAGGACGAGGCAGcaacagagaagaaaaagatgaaggcAATGGAGAGTGCTCTGGTTTATCTGTTTCAAAGGCAAGGTGTGGAGTTACCACCAGACATCGCTGCAGGGATGAGTTTCATTGAATGA
- the LOC107475677 gene encoding cytochrome P450 76T24, which yields MTIIMEYPALLLIVSFVFISIIINHILKSKLAMRTPKSTKFQPGPKPLPIIGNILELGTQPHQSLAKLSQTYGPIMTLKLGTITTIVISSPMLAKQILQKYDQIFSYRTIPDTIKVLDHHMYSVGWLQPSTQWRILRRVCATKVFSPKQLDSTQVLRQKKLRELMDFVKSKSEKGEVLNFSETCFTTVLNFISNAFFSMDLGHYDSSESQEFKDIIWSGGEAAEKPNVVDFFPFLGLLDPQGARARMTKHAKKLIAFLDGLIEERLKLRTLEIETTNKRGKDVLDSVLEVMLEENSQVTRLHVVHLFLVSILFNSSLKIS from the exons ATGACGATAATCATGGAGTATCCTGCACTACTTCTTATAGTTTCTTTTGTGTTCATAAGCATTATTATTAATCACATTCTCAAATCCAAATTAGCCATGAGAACACCTAAATCAACCAAATTCCAAC CGGGACCTAAACCTTTACCAATCATAGGAAACATCTTAGAACTTGGTACCCAACCCCACCAATCACTTGCTAAGCTTTCTCAAACTTATGGACCAATAATGACACTTAAGCTTGGTACCATAACCACCATAGTTATCTCATCTCCTATGTTAGCCAAACAAATCCTCCAAAAATATGACCAAATTTTTTCTTATAGAACAATTCCGGATACCATTAAAGTACTTGATCACCACATGTATTCAGTGGGATGGTTACAACCTTCGACTCAATGGAGGATCCTTAGGAGAGTTTGTGCTACAAAAGTGTTCTCTCCAAAACAACTTGATTCCACGCAAGTTCTTCGACAAAAGAAACTGCGAGAATTAATggattttgtgaaaagcaaaagtgAAAAAGGCGAAGTCTTGAATTTCAGTGAGACTTGTTTTACAACTGTACTTAATTTTATATCTAACGCTTTCTTTTCAATGGATTTGGGTCATTACGACTCTTCTGAGTCTCAAGAATTCAAGGATATAATTTGGAGCGGTGGGGAAGCAGCAGAAAAGCCTAATGTAGTGGATTTTTTTCCATTCCTTGGATTACTTGATCCACAAGGTGCACGTGCAAGGATGACCAAGCATGCTAAAAAGTTGATTGCCTTTCTTGATGGTCTTATAGAAGAAAGATTGAAGTTAAGGACTCTAGAAATTGAGACTACCAATAAAAGAGGCAAAGATGTGTTAGATTCTGTTTTAGAAGTTATGCTGGAAGAGAATTCTCAAGTGACTCGTCTCCATGTTGTGCATCTCTTCTTGGTCAGTATCTTATTCAATTCATc GTTGAAAATCTCTTAA